The Vibrio nitrifigilis genome window below encodes:
- the rnhB gene encoding ribonuclease HII — MPKKEQKELPPYEYPQGFQYIAGVDEVGRGPLVGDVVTAAVILDPNNPIAGLTDSKKLSEKKRLALFPEIQQKALAWSVGRCSPQEIDELNILQATMVAMQRAVAGLSVTADFVVIDGNKVPNLPMEAQAVVKGDLRVAEISAASIIAKVIRDHEMEELDKKHPEFGFAQHKGYPTKAHFAAIEEYGVIDEHRKSFGPVKRALGLA; from the coding sequence ATGCCTAAAAAAGAGCAAAAAGAATTACCTCCATACGAATATCCGCAAGGCTTCCAATATATTGCAGGTGTGGATGAAGTTGGACGAGGCCCTTTAGTCGGTGATGTTGTTACTGCTGCCGTCATTCTAGATCCCAATAACCCAATCGCTGGGTTAACAGATTCAAAGAAACTATCTGAGAAAAAGCGTCTGGCACTGTTTCCTGAAATTCAACAAAAAGCATTAGCTTGGTCTGTTGGCCGTTGTTCTCCGCAAGAAATAGATGAATTAAATATACTTCAGGCGACAATGGTTGCCATGCAGCGTGCCGTGGCTGGATTATCTGTAACAGCTGATTTTGTGGTCATTGATGGTAATAAAGTTCCTAACTTGCCGATGGAAGCTCAGGCGGTGGTGAAGGGCGATTTAAGAGTTGCAGAAATTAGTGCAGCATCAATTATTGCCAAAGTGATTCGCGACCATGAGATGGAAGAGTTGGATAAAAAGCATCCTGAATTTGGTTTTGCTCAACACAAAGGTTATCCAACCAAAGCGCATTTTGCCGCTATTGAAGAATATGGTGTTATTGATGAACATCGTAAGAGTTTTGGTCCAGTGAAGCGTGCGTTAGGGCTTGCATAA